A single Thermosipho africanus Ob7 DNA region contains:
- a CDS encoding ABC transporter transmembrane domain-containing protein, with product MSHTLNLDYETLKNYNSSNIVSMPTSDIYKLAPSMVNFISTVVFNIIHFLVISAILVWLNIKLLIIAFCSLPIYYLLLKTFETWLNSHSRNEREKYSEKNELSSMNFKWNN from the coding sequence ATTTCACATACCTTAAACCTAGATTATGAAACACTAAAAAATTATAACTCAAGTAATATAGTTTCAATGCCAACATCCGATATTTATAAACTTGCACCCTCTATGGTTAACTTTATTTCTACAGTTGTATTTAATATTATCCATTTTCTGGTAATTTCAGCAATTTTAGTATGGCTAAATATTAAATTATTAATTATAGCATTTTGTTCCTTGCCAATATATTATTTGCTTTTAAAAACTTTTGAAACATGGCTAAACTCACACTCAAGAAATGAAAGAGAAAAATATAGTGAAAAAAATGAACTTTCTTCAATGAATTTTAAATGGAATAATTAA
- a CDS encoding ATP-binding cassette domain-containing protein has product MYILIQNFIASITYVTNGKISLGTLIAFYSYKQLICEPIQIINSEIIKIQKLEPYAEKYIKFLSEKIEKEKGSQTIEKTSIAVETLSFGYDKNLLENISFEIDENETIAIVVRNGSGKSTLMKILINLFKNKSGKIYICNKNLEDIPEENIKHAIKLAKIDFKNLNDPVSENTLSEGQKMRIILARALARKPKILILDETLSGIDTEIEKEIIKNIKKQNITTIIISHRLSSITPCDKVLFIDNGKVKMDTHENILKQDKSYSEILKSQFISA; this is encoded by the coding sequence ATGTACATACTTATACAAAATTTCATAGCTTCCATAACATATGTAACAAACGGAAAAATAAGTCTTGGAACACTAATAGCATTTTATTCCTACAAGCAATTAATATGCGAACCAATACAAATAATAAACTCTGAAATTATTAAAATTCAAAAACTTGAACCTTATGCAGAAAAATATATTAAATTTTTATCTGAAAAGATTGAAAAAGAAAAAGGAAGCCAAACAATCGAAAAAACAAGTATTGCAGTTGAAACATTAAGCTTTGGATATGACAAAAATTTACTTGAAAATATAAGCTTTGAAATAGATGAAAATGAAACAATTGCAATTGTTGTGAGAAACGGAAGTGGCAAAAGTACCTTAATGAAAATACTCATCAATTTATTTAAAAACAAATCAGGGAAAATTTATATTTGTAATAAAAATCTTGAAGATATTCCAGAAGAAAATATTAAACACGCTATAAAATTAGCAAAAATTGACTTTAAAAATCTAAATGATCCAGTAAGTGAAAACACACTTTCGGAAGGACAAAAAATGAGAATAATACTAGCTAGAGCACTTGCAAGAAAACCTAAAATCTTAATTTTAGATGAAACTCTTTCCGGAATAGATACTGAAATTGAAAAGGAAATAATAAAAAATATCAAAAAACAAAATATTACGACAATAATTATTTCACACAGACTTTCTAGTATCACACCTTGCGATAAAGTATTATTTATAGACAATGGAAAAGTCAAAATGGACACCCATGAAAACATTTTAAAGCAAGATAAATCATACTCAGAAATTTTAAAATCTCAGTTTATTTCAGCTTAG
- a CDS encoding heme NO-binding domain-containing protein, translated as MKSFVMNIWITTWKKLYGENIVNELSSKFNLDEQNLLIPTNNVPDELVVNFSKELAQKVGKTYEELWQETGYHNIKSFHSFYPSYFKKEGALSFISAMDSVHRVLTRRIKGAKPPRIIYNYIDEKTAVIRYESHRDFRNYFLGLLKGAADFFNDPLKIEILKQDNNSNGSFIEVKVVATKPYGKSVKLKLYKAISFGLLKSFTTNLTVIIPTLTFILSFLFTKYLGALPGSILTAISILMGLLLINKDLKNTTKSVEKMINIYKEKDFNDILIISGEKDFEKLSKSNVEALSNLREFFIGLQGDTEEILNFSKKTLESSDAIQEEIGTMKELSTQVADTAVQISNDAERISEAVTSNVDTISQTINEQNQIINDLNTAVEKIITAAKNVENSASGIKLMSEEFEKITKESEELKNQASTIQEIANTVMNIAEQTNLLALNAAIEAARSGEAGKGFAVVADEIRKLAEESKESAVKISQFLSTVSNGISQLSLSVTKGYEELKNQSSELENSAQKSKESSEIISNITSQLNALVSTLNSETEKLENITTSIQNLLAISEESSATAEEISATIQKFLDELGSVFENVRKTISLIQTIQDNFNEIKI; from the coding sequence ATGAAAAGCTTTGTAATGAACATATGGATAACTACTTGGAAAAAACTATATGGTGAAAATATAGTAAATGAGTTATCTTCAAAATTTAACTTAGATGAACAAAATCTTTTAATTCCAACCAATAATGTTCCAGATGAATTGGTTGTCAATTTTTCCAAAGAATTGGCTCAAAAGGTTGGAAAAACATATGAAGAGCTCTGGCAAGAAACAGGATACCACAACATAAAATCTTTTCACTCTTTCTATCCAAGTTATTTTAAAAAGGAAGGAGCTTTATCTTTCATAAGTGCAATGGATAGTGTCCATAGAGTACTCACTAGAAGGATAAAAGGTGCAAAACCTCCAAGAATCATATATAACTATATTGATGAAAAAACTGCAGTTATTAGATATGAATCTCACAGAGATTTTAGAAACTACTTTTTAGGTCTTTTAAAAGGAGCAGCAGACTTTTTTAACGATCCACTAAAAATTGAAATCCTAAAACAAGATAATAATTCAAATGGTTCATTTATCGAAGTAAAAGTTGTTGCTACAAAGCCATATGGAAAAAGTGTAAAATTAAAACTTTACAAAGCTATCTCATTCGGTCTTTTAAAAAGTTTTACTACAAACTTAACTGTTATAATACCAACACTAACCTTTATACTTTCATTTTTATTTACAAAATACTTAGGTGCTTTACCTGGATCTATATTAACTGCGATTTCAATTCTAATGGGACTTCTTCTAATTAATAAAGATTTAAAAAATACCACAAAGAGTGTTGAAAAAATGATCAATATTTACAAAGAAAAAGACTTTAATGATATTTTGATAATATCTGGAGAAAAGGATTTTGAAAAATTATCAAAAAGCAATGTCGAAGCTCTATCAAATCTTAGAGAATTTTTTATAGGGCTCCAAGGAGATACTGAAGAAATTTTAAATTTCTCTAAAAAGACTTTAGAATCATCAGATGCAATTCAGGAAGAAATAGGAACAATGAAAGAGCTTTCAACACAGGTAGCCGATACTGCTGTCCAAATTAGTAATGATGCAGAAAGAATTTCAGAAGCGGTAACTTCAAATGTGGACACTATATCTCAAACAATAAATGAACAAAATCAAATAATAAATGACTTAAACACAGCAGTTGAAAAAATAATAACTGCGGCAAAAAATGTAGAAAATTCGGCATCAGGAATTAAATTAATGAGCGAGGAATTTGAAAAAATAACAAAGGAAAGTGAAGAACTCAAAAATCAGGCAAGTACAATCCAAGAAATTGCAAATACCGTTATGAATATAGCCGAACAAACAAACTTACTTGCACTTAATGCAGCAATAGAAGCTGCAAGAAGTGGAGAAGCAGGAAAAGGTTTTGCCGTAGTTGCCGATGAAATAAGAAAACTTGCTGAAGAAAGTAAAGAATCTGCCGTTAAAATTTCTCAATTTCTATCAACTGTTTCAAATGGTATCTCTCAATTAAGTTTAAGTGTCACAAAGGGATATGAAGAGCTTAAAAATCAATCATCTGAACTTGAAAATAGTGCACAAAAAAGTAAAGAATCAAGTGAAATTATTTCTAATATCACTTCTCAATTAAATGCTCTTGTTTCAACTTTAAACTCTGAAACAGAAAAACTTGAAAATATAACAACAAGTATACAAAATCTCCTTGCAATATCTGAAGAAAGTTCTGCAACAGCAGAAGAAATTAGTGCTACAATACAAAAGTTCTTGGATGAACTAGGATCAGTATTTGAAAATGTAAGAAAGACCATAAGTCTTATACAGACTATACAAGATAACTTCAATGAAATTAAAATATAA
- the mutL gene encoding DNA mismatch repair endonuclease MutL → MGKIKKLPEHVIGKIAAGEVVAGPYSVVKELVENSLDAGATKIEIEIKSGGKSYIKVKDNGEGMGREDLLLSIYEHTTSKINDFDDIYNLSSFGFRGEALASIAKVSRIVITSNNGSESHRLEAIGGKIKSVNEYPLVEKGTIVEVYDLFFNVPARRKFLKSEATEKRYVVEYVEKFLLSNPDVEFIFRADNEIIYNARASNLEERFKLIFPEVKEYTLINGKYVEGIISSPNYHRKNRTGQIFFVQKRFVMDKMLYYIFENGYGEALVDHPYGVLFINVPSKLVDVNVHPQKLEVKFSNPNIIYSDITRTVREALKKFVSKQIFVKPINEKTTKSEVSSFETKNVSFSNDSFQDKFNSVFKESVNYVDYSKSMLFDISEKNLEVKNDVVILKKRYVLFEMEDGIYIMDFHAAHERFIYEQILEKLKVGIEKVDLIIPIEIRIGKSLKQIVKEKIDELKENGFEVKIEDESVKILSIPSFIKPSDVEDIFKEIIDEYRIPSMGTKNMKHIIADKACKSAVRTGYDITEGEAKKLIEEVFKRNLTTCPHGRPLFLKLTFNEIDKYFDRT, encoded by the coding sequence GTGGGAAAGATAAAGAAACTTCCTGAGCATGTAATTGGAAAGATTGCAGCTGGAGAAGTTGTTGCAGGACCTTATTCAGTAGTAAAAGAACTTGTTGAAAATTCACTTGATGCAGGTGCTACAAAGATTGAGATAGAGATAAAAAGCGGTGGTAAAAGTTATATAAAAGTGAAAGATAACGGAGAAGGTATGGGACGTGAAGACCTTCTCCTTTCTATTTATGAACATACAACAAGTAAGATAAATGATTTTGATGATATATATAACCTATCTTCCTTTGGATTTAGAGGAGAAGCTCTGGCATCTATTGCAAAGGTCAGTAGGATAGTTATTACATCAAATAATGGAAGTGAGTCTCATAGACTTGAGGCAATAGGTGGAAAGATTAAATCTGTTAATGAATATCCACTTGTTGAGAAAGGGACAATAGTAGAAGTATACGATTTATTTTTTAATGTTCCTGCAAGACGTAAATTTTTGAAATCTGAAGCCACGGAAAAAAGGTATGTAGTAGAATACGTAGAAAAATTTTTGCTTTCAAATCCAGATGTTGAATTTATCTTTAGAGCGGATAATGAAATAATATATAACGCAAGAGCATCAAATCTTGAGGAAAGATTCAAACTTATATTTCCTGAAGTCAAAGAATATACATTAATAAATGGTAAATACGTTGAAGGGATAATTTCATCGCCTAATTATCATAGAAAAAATAGGACAGGACAGATCTTTTTTGTACAAAAAAGATTTGTTATGGATAAAATGCTCTATTACATTTTTGAAAATGGGTATGGTGAAGCACTTGTTGATCATCCATACGGTGTTTTATTTATTAATGTACCATCAAAACTGGTTGATGTTAATGTTCATCCACAAAAATTGGAGGTAAAATTTTCAAATCCGAATATTATATATTCAGACATAACAAGAACGGTGAGAGAGGCATTAAAAAAATTTGTTTCAAAACAAATATTTGTTAAGCCTATAAATGAGAAAACAACAAAATCAGAGGTTAGCAGTTTTGAGACGAAAAATGTTAGCTTTTCTAACGACAGTTTTCAAGATAAATTCAATAGTGTGTTCAAAGAAAGTGTAAATTATGTAGATTATTCTAAAAGCATGTTATTTGATATATCAGAAAAGAATTTAGAAGTAAAAAATGATGTAGTTATTTTAAAAAAGAGGTATGTTTTATTTGAAATGGAAGATGGAATATACATAATGGATTTTCATGCGGCACACGAAAGGTTTATTTACGAGCAAATCTTAGAAAAATTAAAAGTGGGTATTGAAAAAGTTGATTTAATTATTCCTATCGAAATAAGGATTGGAAAAAGTTTAAAGCAGATTGTTAAAGAAAAGATTGATGAATTGAAAGAAAATGGATTTGAAGTAAAAATTGAAGATGAATCGGTTAAAATTTTATCTATACCATCTTTTATAAAGCCATCAGATGTTGAGGATATATTTAAGGAAATTATAGATGAATATAGGATACCTTCGATGGGAACAAAAAATATGAAGCATATAATAGCTGATAAAGCATGTAAGTCTGCTGTTAGAACAGGGTATGATATTACCGAAGGTGAAGCAAAAAAACTAATTGAAGAGGTTTTTAAAAGAAATTTGACAACTTGCCCACATGGAAGGCCTTTGTTTTTAAAACTTACCTTTAATGAGATTGATAAATATTTTGATAGAACGTAA
- a CDS encoding alpha-amylase family glycosyl hydrolase, whose amino-acid sequence MVGYEIYIRSFYDYNNDGTGDFKGLSNAVSYLKDLGVDLVWIMPHFKAPSYHGYDIIDFFDTTPSYGTLDEFKEMVEKLHEAGIKIAIDLPLNHVSSRHPWFKAAVSGDKKYEDFFLWADDGVDLNEKRPWDNEVIWHPYNGRWYYGVFGGSSPDLNYENEKVVEKALEIVEFWLNMGIDGFRFDAAKHIYDYDLQQKKFSYNHEKNIQFWKKIMDKARSIKSDVFAVTEVWDAPEIVAEYAKTIGCSFNFYFTEALRESINHGNTYKIWDCFSRTLTDDRGLYIPSNFSSNHDMTRLASSLQSEDQRKVFFAMLLTTPGIPFIFYGDELGMKGVYDPYFTESVIEPFPWYSSLSGDGQTLWKSVGFNHAFTGVSVEEQSQREDSLLNTVKRWIKFRKENEWMTNSWIVDLRTSEFVVGYTVTNGEKSLRIYHNISGHEEEFEGIRLKPFESKVL is encoded by the coding sequence ATGGTAGGATACGAAATTTATATCCGCTCTTTTTATGATTACAACAACGATGGAACAGGTGATTTTAAAGGTCTTTCTAATGCTGTTTCTTATCTAAAAGATTTAGGTGTTGATCTTGTCTGGATAATGCCTCATTTTAAAGCTCCAAGTTACCATGGATACGATATTATAGATTTCTTTGACACCACACCTTCATATGGAACCCTTGATGAATTTAAAGAAATGGTTGAAAAACTTCACGAGGCTGGAATAAAAATTGCGATTGATCTTCCTTTAAATCACGTATCATCAAGGCATCCATGGTTTAAAGCTGCTGTATCTGGCGATAAAAAATATGAAGATTTCTTTTTATGGGCAGATGATGGAGTAGACTTAAATGAGAAAAGACCTTGGGATAATGAAGTTATCTGGCATCCATATAATGGTAGATGGTATTATGGTGTTTTTGGAGGTTCATCTCCAGACTTAAACTATGAAAATGAAAAGGTTGTTGAAAAGGCACTTGAAATAGTTGAATTTTGGTTAAATATGGGTATAGATGGTTTTAGATTCGATGCTGCAAAACATATTTATGATTATGATCTTCAACAAAAGAAGTTCAGTTACAATCACGAAAAAAATATTCAATTTTGGAAAAAGATTATGGATAAAGCAAGAAGTATAAAAAGTGATGTTTTTGCAGTAACTGAAGTATGGGATGCACCTGAAATAGTTGCTGAATATGCAAAAACAATTGGATGCTCCTTTAATTTTTATTTTACAGAAGCATTGAGAGAATCAATTAATCATGGAAATACCTATAAAATATGGGATTGTTTTTCAAGAACATTGACCGATGATAGAGGACTTTACATTCCTTCAAATTTTTCCAGCAACCATGATATGACAAGGCTTGCTTCAAGTTTGCAGTCTGAGGATCAAAGAAAGGTATTTTTTGCAATGCTCCTTACAACGCCAGGAATTCCATTTATTTTCTATGGCGATGAGCTTGGAATGAAGGGAGTGTATGATCCTTACTTTACTGAGAGTGTAATTGAACCATTCCCTTGGTATTCTTCACTTTCTGGCGATGGTCAAACCCTTTGGAAATCTGTAGGGTTTAACCATGCATTTACTGGTGTTTCTGTTGAGGAACAATCTCAAAGAGAAGACAGTCTATTAAATACTGTAAAAAGATGGATTAAATTTAGAAAAGAAAATGAATGGATGACAAACTCATGGATTGTTGATTTAAGAACAAGTGAATTTGTAGTTGGTTATACAGTAACAAATGGAGAAAAATCACTTAGAATATATCATAACATTTCTGGACATGAAGAGGAATTTGAAGGAATAAGGTTAAAACCATTTGAATCGAAGGTGTTATAG
- a CDS encoding metallophosphoesterase family protein, with protein sequence MRFLVISDLHIPTRNFQVHPKIVEIAKECDGIFALGDFVDLNTVLFLQSLNRNFHGVFGNMDDYDVKDYLPAQKVVKIGKFTIGLTHGSGSHIRIPERIVNWFDNDVNVILYGHSHVPDDRVYRGKRFINPGTAMETYGIMEINGDSLKFEVFKEE encoded by the coding sequence ATGAGATTTCTAGTAATTTCCGACCTTCATATTCCAACCAGAAACTTTCAAGTGCATCCAAAAATTGTGGAAATTGCAAAAGAATGTGATGGTATTTTTGCGTTGGGAGATTTTGTTGATCTAAATACTGTTTTGTTTCTTCAAAGTTTGAATAGAAATTTCCATGGCGTATTTGGAAATATGGATGATTATGATGTGAAGGATTATCTACCTGCTCAAAAGGTTGTAAAAATTGGAAAGTTTACAATAGGTTTGACCCATGGTAGCGGTTCTCATATAAGAATTCCAGAAAGGATTGTAAATTGGTTTGATAATGATGTTAATGTTATATTATATGGACATAGTCATGTACCTGATGATAGAGTATACCGTGGAAAGCGTTTCATAAATCCAGGGACAGCTATGGAAACATACGGTATAATGGAAATAAATGGTGATTCACTAAAATTTGAAGTATTCAAGGAGGAGTAG